One Gadus morhua chromosome 1, gadMor3.0, whole genome shotgun sequence DNA segment encodes these proteins:
- the dnmt3ba gene encoding DNA (cytosine-5-)-methyltransferase 3 beta, duplicate a isoform X1 → MVGCAAFGCSNRSEKGYRMYGFPKDPDRMKRWMAMVSRQNLQMTWASNSRKLCHVHFEDDQFTATKTGGKLKLRPDALPTVFIHRPKPKRRKPIQMDHTYNAKLNFENCKMATNDIVLPDETQEKCSRYSLLRWLNNTLKVKFNHVSQTCSGATHCQFMHWLFPGSLDMSQVKFQAQNEGEFRHNYNLLQEAFDRSGITKGIPVGELVTGSFKANFVFLKWFKTFFTENIKDMDYDPVQARAGEGICPALIMMNSPKRGSSRLEPDVEETKGAQNFPYTEKWKEMYSWAEPSTCGELYAYCSVCGTDLLTYRKGIQDLTRHFVTIKHKTRAKKAQLELQAPKTGPLPCSEVVVQFINKYCSSSSSGGDQPSSGFARYMLGLEFPTDVLSICKQTPYCLYVYGGVTLEEAATVSVVLVGFFDIESATHHIRLLDVLPSPAEEAGEEPKKTGGAVVEAVKRFSLPLINLSAVYVGGTGASAEHVCSQLREFSPNLVAFGDLDKLADAACHAAVTALSASVLKIISELHAYFTSTSMEIDCLKDLFASENNDSKSFHPSRDCLNFSQLVRKMLETWPDLVSFFDSCKKDKDKVQPIFAMLQDANLKATFKFLALALKPLEAFQKHLEMHDGDTGADLLRILQEASSLLHTYAAHFLNPQAAERFLEEHDARVLTDKTLHRSGADLVAGGSAVEELLDEPLTQQFLSFYMTLTGLIAKEVPLSDRILKSMAQLLNPETKLKVTDTAVEELGKRLGVCSTEGEVNQLTKELLEYQQREEEEEEEDGEHQDTSAISLEKHWAGVLKNRNSSSVLRNLVLSLLSFPCPPLEAEIVYAQAVASGDAILFSEDREDSIMEDPISEGTSTSPVQNGIKMKEDCSVSVNYLNGTVKPCTVLLRKLIQSNIGGDKDGLVSSQEGPTRGGNGWETSLRQKPPSRAVFQAGRGTWAKPVGLDKDSPRGRESEDELGKDTSPASSRITLSGRNLRRVQAYQDGKGFLTGELVWGSLKGFSMWPGLVVPWKAKSAPPGMRRVEWFGDGMFSEIPSSGLLPFHAFTRCFCKNSYASLPTYKDAIYQIIELAGERCRKSFGAAKGGKEDELNLMLDWAHGGFLPSGPDGFRPPGSTPADQSDSAQSDYNPPAKRKHVSKAKAIALAVTYNRESMIQEIEDKGKKIEDFCMSCGSPETEIFHPLFVGSLCLKCKDNFMETLYRYDEDGYQSYCTVCCGGLEVILCGNASCCRCFCKDCINILVGQGTFDQLKDIDPWSCYVCKPSECGGNLMLRSDWRLKVQEFFVNNSALAFEPHRVYPSISADQRRPIRVLSLFDGIATGYLVLKELGIKVERYVASEICGDSIAVGMIKHQGKIEYVNDVRTITRKTLAEWGPFDLLIGGSPCNDLSMVNPLRKGLFEGTGRLFFEFYRMLTMMRPKEDDDRPFFWLFENVVFMGANDKSDICRFLECNPILIDAVKVSPAHRARYFWGNVPGMHRPLATSLDDKVGLQDCLEVGRKAKFEKVRTITTKSNSIRQGKDGPLPVDMNGKEDYLWCTEMEQIFGFPKHYTDVNNMGRCQRQRVLGRSWSVPVIRHLFAPLKDYFECESGQ, encoded by the exons atggttggctgtgcagcgtttggatgctccaatcggtccgagaagggttaCCGAATGTatggcttccccaaggaccCAGATCGCATGAAGAgatggatggcaatggtcagccgtcaaaaccTGCAAATGACATGGGCCAGCAACAGTCGAAAACTATGTCAT gtacactttgaAGATGACCAATTCACTGCCACAAAAACAGGAGGCAAGTTGAAGTTGAGGCCAGATGCTTTGCCAACAGTATTCATTCATCGGCCTAAgccgaagaggaggaaaccaaTCCAAATGGACCACACATATAAcgccaaattaaacttcg AAAACTGCAAGATGGCAACCAATGACATCGTGCTTCCCGATGAGACCCAAGAAAAATGCAGCCGCTATAGCTTGCTGAGATGGCTCAACAACACACTAAAAGTTAAATTCAATCATGTGTCACAGACATGCTCAG gtGCCACTCACTGCCAGTTCATGCACTGGCTGTTCCCAGGCTCGCTCGACATGAGCCAAGTGAAGTTCCAGGCACAGAACGAGGGGGAATTCAGGCACAACTACAATCTGCTTCAGGAAGCATTTGATAGGAGCGGCATTACCAAG GGAATTCCCGTTGGAGAACTGGTCACCGGCTCATTCAAAGCAAACTTCGTCTTCTTGAAGTGGTTCAAGACGTTTTTCACAGAGAACATCAAAGATATGGACTACGACCCAGTCCAAGCACGGGCTGGTGAAGGAATCTGTCCCGCGCTTATAATGATGAACTCCCCAAAAAGAG GGAGTTCGAGACTGGAACCTGATGTTGAAGAAACGAAGGGCGCCCAAAATTTCCCCTACACCGAGAAGTGGAAGGAGATGTACAGTTGGGCGGAGCCCAGCACTTGTGGAGAGCTCTACGCttactgcagtgtgtgtggtaCAGACTTGTTGACATATCGCAAAGGCATCCAGGATCTAACCCGACACTTTGTcacaatcaaacacaagacAAGGGCCAAAAAAGCCCAACTGGAACTTCAAGCCCCAAAAACAGGGCCATTGCCCTGTAGCGAGGTTGTCGTGCAGTTCATAAACAAATACTGTTCGTCAAGCTCCTCTGGTGGAGACCAGCCGTCTAGTGGCTTTGCACGCTATATGCTGGGATTAGAGTTTCCCACTGACGTTTTGTCGATTTGCAAGCAAACACCGTACTGCTTGTACGTGTACGGTGGGGTGACACTGGAGGAGGCGGCCACCGTGTCTGTGGTTCTCGTTGGCTTCTTTGACATAGAATCTGCCACACACCATATCAGGCTTCTGGACGTTCTGCCCTCTCCCGCAGAAGAAGCAGGGGAAGAACCAAAGAAAACAGGAGGAGCTGTGGTGGAGGCCGTGAAGAGATTCAGCCTTCCCTTGATTAATCTGTCTGCGGTTTACGTCGGTGGCACTGGTGCCTCCGCGGAGCACGTCTGCTCACAGCTCAGGGAGTTCAGTCCAAACCTAGTTGCCTTCGGAGATCTGGATAAGTTGGCGGATGCTGCCTGCCATGCCGCCGTCACAGCCCTCTCTGCCTCGGTTCTGAAGATCATTTCAGAGCTCCATGCATATTTCACGTCCACCTCCATGGAGATTGATTGTTTAAAGGATCTGTTCGCTTCTGAGAACAATGACAGCAAATCATTTCACCCTAGCAGAGACTGCCTTAACTTTAGTCAGTTAGTCAGGAAGATGCTGGAAACGTGGCCAGATCTGGTTTCCTTCTTCGATTCTTGCAAAAAGGACAAGGACAAAGTCCAGCCCATCTTTGCCATGCTGCAGGACGCAAACCTCAAGGCAACCTTTAAGTTCCTGGCTTTGGCCCTGAAGCCTCTTGAGGCTTTCCAAAAACATCTAGAGATGCATGATGGAGATACAGGCGCAGACCTGTTGCGCATCTTGCAAGAAGCCAGCAGCTTGTTGCACACCTATGCCGCACACTTCCTCAATCCGCAGGCTGCAGAGCGCTTCCTTGAGGAGCACGACGCCCGTGTCCTTACAGACAAGACGCTTCACCGGTCAGGGGCCGACCTCGTGGCTGGGGGTTCAGccgtggaggagctgctggatgAGCCTCTTACACAGCAGTTCTTGTCATTCTACATGACACTCACAGGTCTCATTGCTAAAGAGGTGCCACTGAGTGACAGGATCCTGAAGAGCATGGCGCAGCTCCTGAACCCCGAGACCAAACTCAAAGTAACAGACACGGCCGTGGAAGAACTAGGAAAGAGGCTGGGAGTCTGCAGCACTGAAGGAGAGGTGAACCAGCTCACCAAAGAGCTTCTGGAGTATCAGcagagggaagaagaagaagaggaggaagatggagaacACCAAGATACATCTGCCATCTCACTGGAGAAGCATTGGGCCGGCGTGCTCAAAAACAGGAATTCTTCCTCCGTCCTCAGGAACCTGGTCTTGAGCCTGCTGTCCTTCCCTTGTCCTCCCCTCGAGGCCGAGATAGTCTACGCTCAG GCCGTCGCAAGCGGAGATGCCATATTGTTTTCGGAAGACAGAGAGGATTCGATCATGGAGGACCCTATTTCTGAGGGCACTAGTACCTCCCCTGTCCAGAATGGCATAAAGATGAAAGAGGATTGTAGTGTATCAG TGAATTACCTTAATGGGACAGTTAAGCCATGCACAGTTCTCCTGAGGAAGCTCATCC AATCAAATATTGGGGGTGACAAAGATGGACTCGTCTCCAGTCAAGAG GGGCCCACTAGGGGAGGTAATGGTTGGGAGACCAGCTTGCGGCAGAAACCCCCGTCCCGCGCAGTGTTTCAGGCCGGCCGGGGCACCTGGGCCAAGCCTGTAGGTCTTGATAAGGACAGCCCAAGGGGACGGGAGTCTGAGGATGAGTTG GGGAAAGACACTTCACCGGCATCCAGTAGGATAACCCTGAGCGGTCGAAATTTGAGACGGGTCCAGGCCTATCAG GATGGGAAGGGCTTCCTGACCGGAGAGCTGGTGTGGGGGAGTCTGAAGGGCTTCTCCATGTGGCCCGGGTTGGTCGTGCCCTGGAAGGCCAAGTCAGCGCCGCCTGGGATGAGACGCGTGGAGTGGTTTGGAGACGGGATGTTCTCGGAG atcccctcttcaggcctTTTGCCGTTTCATGCCTTTACTCGCTGCTTCTGCAAAAATTCCTACGCCAGCCTGCCCACGTACAAGGACGCTATCTACCAGATCATTGAG CTGGCCGGGGAACGCTGCAGGAAGTCGTTTGGAGCGGCGAAGGGAGGCAAGGAGGACGAGCTCAATCTGATGCTGGACTGGGCCCACGGGGGATTCCTTCCAAGCGGGCCGGATGGCTTCAGGCCCCCTGGCT CTACACCGGCAGATCAGTCAGACAGTGCACAGTCAGACTACAATCCGCCAGCTAAAAGGAAACATGTTAGCAAGGCAAAAGCGATTGCACTTGCAGTCACCTACAACAGAG AATCAATGATACAGGAAATTGAAGACAAGGGTAAAAAGATTGAAG ATTTCTGTATGTCTTGTGGATCACCTGAGACAGAAATCTTCCATCCACTGTTTGTTGGCAGTCTCTGTTTGAAGTGCAAG GACAACTTTATGGAGACACTTTATCGCTACGACGAAGATGGCTACCAGTCGTACTGCACCGTTTGCTGTGGCGGCCTCGAGGTGATTCTCTGCGGCAATGCCAGCTGCTGCAG ATGTTTCTGCAAGGATTGCATCAACATCCTGGTGGGCCAGGGGACCTTCGATCAGCTGAAGGACATCGACCCTTGGAGCTGCTACGTATGCAAGCCGTCCGAGTGCGGTGGGAACCTGATGCTGAGGTCCGACTGGAGGCTGAAGGTCCAGGAGTTCTTCGTCAACAACAGTGCACTGGCATTC GAACCCCATCGAGTGtatccctccatctctgctgACCAGCGCAGACCCATCAGAGTGCTGTCACTATTCGATGGCATTGCAACAG GTTACCTCGTGTTGAAAGAGCTGGGCATCAAAGTGGAGCGCTACGTGGCTTCAGAGATATGCGGCGATTCCATCGCCGTGGGAATGATCAAACACCAGGGAAAGATCGAATACGTCAACGACGTGCGCACAATCACAAGGAAAACT CTGGCCGAATGGGGTCCGTTTGACCTGCTGATCGGAGGCAGTCCCTGTAACGATCTGTCCATGGTGAACCCTCTTCGAAAAGGATTGTTTG AGGGCACTGGCAGACTGTTTTTTGAGTTCTACCGCATGCTGACCATGATGAGGCCTAAAGAAGATGACGACCGCCCGTTCTTCTGGTTGTTTGAGAATGTGGTGTTCATGGGTGCCAACGACAAGTCAGATATCTGCAGATTCCTTGAG TGTAACCCCATTCTTATTGACGCAGTGAAAGTCAGTCCTGCACACAGAGCTCGCTATTTCTGGGGAAACGTCCCTGGCATGCACAG GCCTCTTGCAACATCTCTAGATGACAAAGTTGGCCTCCAGGATTGTTTGGAAGTGGGACGCAAAGCAAAG TTTGAGAAAGTCCGCACCATCACAACAAAATCCAACTCCATAAGGCAGGGAAAGGATGGCCCTCTTCCGGTGGACATGAACGGGAAGGAGGACTACCTCTGGTGTACCGAGATGGAGCA AATCTTTGGCTTCCCTAAACACTACACCGACGTGAACAACATGGGCCGGTGCCAGAGGCAGAGGGTCCTGGGTCGCTCCTGGAGCGTCCCGGTCATCCGCCACCTCTTCGCCCCCCTCAAGGACTATTTTGAATGTGAATCAGGGCAGTAA
- the dnmt3ba gene encoding DNA (cytosine-5-)-methyltransferase 3 beta, duplicate a isoform X2: MVGCAAFGCSNRSEKGYRMYGFPKDPDRMKRWMAMVSRQNLQMTWASNSRKLCHVHFEDDQFTATKTGGKLKLRPDALPTVFIHRPKPKRRKPIQMDHTYNAKLNFENCKMATNDIVLPDETQEKCSRYSLLRWLNNTLKVKFNHVSQTCSGATHCQFMHWLFPGSLDMSQVKFQAQNEGEFRHNYNLLQEAFDRSGITKGIPVGELVTGSFKANFVFLKWFKTFFTENIKDMDYDPVQARAGEGICPALIMMNSPKRGSSRLEPDVEETKGAQNFPYTEKWKEMYSWAEPSTCGELYAYCSVCGTDLLTYRKGIQDLTRHFVTIKHKTRAKKAQLELQAPKTGPLPCSEVVVQFINKYCSSSSSGGDQPSSGFARYMLGLEFPTDVLSICKQTPYCLYVYGGVTLEEAATVSVVLVGFFDIESATHHIRLLDVLPSPAEEAGEEPKKTGGAVVEAVKRFSLPLINLSAVYVGGTGASAEHVCSQLREFSPNLVAFGDLDKLADAACHAAVTALSASVLKIISELHAYFTSTSMEIDCLKDLFASENNDSKSFHPSRDCLNFSQLVRKMLETWPDLVSFFDSCKKDKDKVQPIFAMLQDANLKATFKFLALALKPLEAFQKHLEMHDGDTGADLLRILQEASSLLHTYAAHFLNPQAAERFLEEHDARVLTDKTLHRSGADLVAGGSAVEELLDEPLTQQFLSFYMTLTGLIAKEVPLSDRILKSMAQLLNPETKLKVTDTAVEELGKRLGVCSTEGEVNQLTKELLEYQQREEEEEEEDGEHQDTSAISLEKHWAGVLKNRNSSSVLRNLVLSLLSFPCPPLEAEIVYAQAVASGDAILFSEDREDSIMEDPISEGTSTSPVQNGIKMKEDCSVSESNIGGDKDGLVSSQEGPTRGGNGWETSLRQKPPSRAVFQAGRGTWAKPVGLDKDSPRGRESEDELGKDTSPASSRITLSGRNLRRVQAYQDGKGFLTGELVWGSLKGFSMWPGLVVPWKAKSAPPGMRRVEWFGDGMFSEIPSSGLLPFHAFTRCFCKNSYASLPTYKDAIYQIIELAGERCRKSFGAAKGGKEDELNLMLDWAHGGFLPSGPDGFRPPGSTPADQSDSAQSDYNPPAKRKHVSKAKAIALAVTYNRESMIQEIEDKGKKIEDFCMSCGSPETEIFHPLFVGSLCLKCKDNFMETLYRYDEDGYQSYCTVCCGGLEVILCGNASCCRCFCKDCINILVGQGTFDQLKDIDPWSCYVCKPSECGGNLMLRSDWRLKVQEFFVNNSALAFEPHRVYPSISADQRRPIRVLSLFDGIATGYLVLKELGIKVERYVASEICGDSIAVGMIKHQGKIEYVNDVRTITRKTLAEWGPFDLLIGGSPCNDLSMVNPLRKGLFEGTGRLFFEFYRMLTMMRPKEDDDRPFFWLFENVVFMGANDKSDICRFLECNPILIDAVKVSPAHRARYFWGNVPGMHRPLATSLDDKVGLQDCLEVGRKAKFEKVRTITTKSNSIRQGKDGPLPVDMNGKEDYLWCTEMEQIFGFPKHYTDVNNMGRCQRQRVLGRSWSVPVIRHLFAPLKDYFECESGQ, encoded by the exons atggttggctgtgcagcgtttggatgctccaatcggtccgagaagggttaCCGAATGTatggcttccccaaggaccCAGATCGCATGAAGAgatggatggcaatggtcagccgtcaaaaccTGCAAATGACATGGGCCAGCAACAGTCGAAAACTATGTCAT gtacactttgaAGATGACCAATTCACTGCCACAAAAACAGGAGGCAAGTTGAAGTTGAGGCCAGATGCTTTGCCAACAGTATTCATTCATCGGCCTAAgccgaagaggaggaaaccaaTCCAAATGGACCACACATATAAcgccaaattaaacttcg AAAACTGCAAGATGGCAACCAATGACATCGTGCTTCCCGATGAGACCCAAGAAAAATGCAGCCGCTATAGCTTGCTGAGATGGCTCAACAACACACTAAAAGTTAAATTCAATCATGTGTCACAGACATGCTCAG gtGCCACTCACTGCCAGTTCATGCACTGGCTGTTCCCAGGCTCGCTCGACATGAGCCAAGTGAAGTTCCAGGCACAGAACGAGGGGGAATTCAGGCACAACTACAATCTGCTTCAGGAAGCATTTGATAGGAGCGGCATTACCAAG GGAATTCCCGTTGGAGAACTGGTCACCGGCTCATTCAAAGCAAACTTCGTCTTCTTGAAGTGGTTCAAGACGTTTTTCACAGAGAACATCAAAGATATGGACTACGACCCAGTCCAAGCACGGGCTGGTGAAGGAATCTGTCCCGCGCTTATAATGATGAACTCCCCAAAAAGAG GGAGTTCGAGACTGGAACCTGATGTTGAAGAAACGAAGGGCGCCCAAAATTTCCCCTACACCGAGAAGTGGAAGGAGATGTACAGTTGGGCGGAGCCCAGCACTTGTGGAGAGCTCTACGCttactgcagtgtgtgtggtaCAGACTTGTTGACATATCGCAAAGGCATCCAGGATCTAACCCGACACTTTGTcacaatcaaacacaagacAAGGGCCAAAAAAGCCCAACTGGAACTTCAAGCCCCAAAAACAGGGCCATTGCCCTGTAGCGAGGTTGTCGTGCAGTTCATAAACAAATACTGTTCGTCAAGCTCCTCTGGTGGAGACCAGCCGTCTAGTGGCTTTGCACGCTATATGCTGGGATTAGAGTTTCCCACTGACGTTTTGTCGATTTGCAAGCAAACACCGTACTGCTTGTACGTGTACGGTGGGGTGACACTGGAGGAGGCGGCCACCGTGTCTGTGGTTCTCGTTGGCTTCTTTGACATAGAATCTGCCACACACCATATCAGGCTTCTGGACGTTCTGCCCTCTCCCGCAGAAGAAGCAGGGGAAGAACCAAAGAAAACAGGAGGAGCTGTGGTGGAGGCCGTGAAGAGATTCAGCCTTCCCTTGATTAATCTGTCTGCGGTTTACGTCGGTGGCACTGGTGCCTCCGCGGAGCACGTCTGCTCACAGCTCAGGGAGTTCAGTCCAAACCTAGTTGCCTTCGGAGATCTGGATAAGTTGGCGGATGCTGCCTGCCATGCCGCCGTCACAGCCCTCTCTGCCTCGGTTCTGAAGATCATTTCAGAGCTCCATGCATATTTCACGTCCACCTCCATGGAGATTGATTGTTTAAAGGATCTGTTCGCTTCTGAGAACAATGACAGCAAATCATTTCACCCTAGCAGAGACTGCCTTAACTTTAGTCAGTTAGTCAGGAAGATGCTGGAAACGTGGCCAGATCTGGTTTCCTTCTTCGATTCTTGCAAAAAGGACAAGGACAAAGTCCAGCCCATCTTTGCCATGCTGCAGGACGCAAACCTCAAGGCAACCTTTAAGTTCCTGGCTTTGGCCCTGAAGCCTCTTGAGGCTTTCCAAAAACATCTAGAGATGCATGATGGAGATACAGGCGCAGACCTGTTGCGCATCTTGCAAGAAGCCAGCAGCTTGTTGCACACCTATGCCGCACACTTCCTCAATCCGCAGGCTGCAGAGCGCTTCCTTGAGGAGCACGACGCCCGTGTCCTTACAGACAAGACGCTTCACCGGTCAGGGGCCGACCTCGTGGCTGGGGGTTCAGccgtggaggagctgctggatgAGCCTCTTACACAGCAGTTCTTGTCATTCTACATGACACTCACAGGTCTCATTGCTAAAGAGGTGCCACTGAGTGACAGGATCCTGAAGAGCATGGCGCAGCTCCTGAACCCCGAGACCAAACTCAAAGTAACAGACACGGCCGTGGAAGAACTAGGAAAGAGGCTGGGAGTCTGCAGCACTGAAGGAGAGGTGAACCAGCTCACCAAAGAGCTTCTGGAGTATCAGcagagggaagaagaagaagaggaggaagatggagaacACCAAGATACATCTGCCATCTCACTGGAGAAGCATTGGGCCGGCGTGCTCAAAAACAGGAATTCTTCCTCCGTCCTCAGGAACCTGGTCTTGAGCCTGCTGTCCTTCCCTTGTCCTCCCCTCGAGGCCGAGATAGTCTACGCTCAG GCCGTCGCAAGCGGAGATGCCATATTGTTTTCGGAAGACAGAGAGGATTCGATCATGGAGGACCCTATTTCTGAGGGCACTAGTACCTCCCCTGTCCAGAATGGCATAAAGATGAAAGAGGATTGTAGTGTATCAG AATCAAATATTGGGGGTGACAAAGATGGACTCGTCTCCAGTCAAGAG GGGCCCACTAGGGGAGGTAATGGTTGGGAGACCAGCTTGCGGCAGAAACCCCCGTCCCGCGCAGTGTTTCAGGCCGGCCGGGGCACCTGGGCCAAGCCTGTAGGTCTTGATAAGGACAGCCCAAGGGGACGGGAGTCTGAGGATGAGTTG GGGAAAGACACTTCACCGGCATCCAGTAGGATAACCCTGAGCGGTCGAAATTTGAGACGGGTCCAGGCCTATCAG GATGGGAAGGGCTTCCTGACCGGAGAGCTGGTGTGGGGGAGTCTGAAGGGCTTCTCCATGTGGCCCGGGTTGGTCGTGCCCTGGAAGGCCAAGTCAGCGCCGCCTGGGATGAGACGCGTGGAGTGGTTTGGAGACGGGATGTTCTCGGAG atcccctcttcaggcctTTTGCCGTTTCATGCCTTTACTCGCTGCTTCTGCAAAAATTCCTACGCCAGCCTGCCCACGTACAAGGACGCTATCTACCAGATCATTGAG CTGGCCGGGGAACGCTGCAGGAAGTCGTTTGGAGCGGCGAAGGGAGGCAAGGAGGACGAGCTCAATCTGATGCTGGACTGGGCCCACGGGGGATTCCTTCCAAGCGGGCCGGATGGCTTCAGGCCCCCTGGCT CTACACCGGCAGATCAGTCAGACAGTGCACAGTCAGACTACAATCCGCCAGCTAAAAGGAAACATGTTAGCAAGGCAAAAGCGATTGCACTTGCAGTCACCTACAACAGAG AATCAATGATACAGGAAATTGAAGACAAGGGTAAAAAGATTGAAG ATTTCTGTATGTCTTGTGGATCACCTGAGACAGAAATCTTCCATCCACTGTTTGTTGGCAGTCTCTGTTTGAAGTGCAAG GACAACTTTATGGAGACACTTTATCGCTACGACGAAGATGGCTACCAGTCGTACTGCACCGTTTGCTGTGGCGGCCTCGAGGTGATTCTCTGCGGCAATGCCAGCTGCTGCAG ATGTTTCTGCAAGGATTGCATCAACATCCTGGTGGGCCAGGGGACCTTCGATCAGCTGAAGGACATCGACCCTTGGAGCTGCTACGTATGCAAGCCGTCCGAGTGCGGTGGGAACCTGATGCTGAGGTCCGACTGGAGGCTGAAGGTCCAGGAGTTCTTCGTCAACAACAGTGCACTGGCATTC GAACCCCATCGAGTGtatccctccatctctgctgACCAGCGCAGACCCATCAGAGTGCTGTCACTATTCGATGGCATTGCAACAG GTTACCTCGTGTTGAAAGAGCTGGGCATCAAAGTGGAGCGCTACGTGGCTTCAGAGATATGCGGCGATTCCATCGCCGTGGGAATGATCAAACACCAGGGAAAGATCGAATACGTCAACGACGTGCGCACAATCACAAGGAAAACT CTGGCCGAATGGGGTCCGTTTGACCTGCTGATCGGAGGCAGTCCCTGTAACGATCTGTCCATGGTGAACCCTCTTCGAAAAGGATTGTTTG AGGGCACTGGCAGACTGTTTTTTGAGTTCTACCGCATGCTGACCATGATGAGGCCTAAAGAAGATGACGACCGCCCGTTCTTCTGGTTGTTTGAGAATGTGGTGTTCATGGGTGCCAACGACAAGTCAGATATCTGCAGATTCCTTGAG TGTAACCCCATTCTTATTGACGCAGTGAAAGTCAGTCCTGCACACAGAGCTCGCTATTTCTGGGGAAACGTCCCTGGCATGCACAG GCCTCTTGCAACATCTCTAGATGACAAAGTTGGCCTCCAGGATTGTTTGGAAGTGGGACGCAAAGCAAAG TTTGAGAAAGTCCGCACCATCACAACAAAATCCAACTCCATAAGGCAGGGAAAGGATGGCCCTCTTCCGGTGGACATGAACGGGAAGGAGGACTACCTCTGGTGTACCGAGATGGAGCA AATCTTTGGCTTCCCTAAACACTACACCGACGTGAACAACATGGGCCGGTGCCAGAGGCAGAGGGTCCTGGGTCGCTCCTGGAGCGTCCCGGTCATCCGCCACCTCTTCGCCCCCCTCAAGGACTATTTTGAATGTGAATCAGGGCAGTAA